TGGAAATTTTGCGAGGGTTAACCAACCAATCTCCGGAAGCAATCGCGGATTTTTTGGTCGTCGCGGCGCGGTTGATTTTGATTAAATCGCAACGATTAATGCCACAGTTTGAAATAACTCCCGAGGAAGAAAAAAACATTATTTCGCTGGAAGAGCAATTGCGAATTTATCAGCAGTACAGAGAACGGGCAAAATTATTACAGCAACTTTGGTTAAATAAAAATTCATTATTTGCTCGGGAAAGCTATTTGGGGATAATGGTTTCGTTTTATCCACCACCCAATTTTACGGTTTTAAATTTGCAAGAATTGTTGCAAAACGTCGTAAGGACACTACCTGTTACGGAAAAAACAAAAGATGAAGCTCTCGCTAGGGTAATTTCCTTAGAACAAAGAATTGATGAAATCAAAGATAGAATTAAGAATGTGGCAGTAACATCATTTAGAGAGGCGGTAAGTGGTGCAAAAAAAGCGGACGTAGTCGTTTCTTTTTTAGCGCTACTGGAATTGGTGAAGCAACAAATTGTTTCGGTTGAGCAACAAGACTCATTTCACGATATACTTATTCATAACAATAATATTCAAAACAATGCCTGACGAAATTACACCGGAAGAAGTTGCATCGGCCATTGAGGCATTATTGTTTATTTCGGGCGAACCGTTGGATGTAAAAACTATTACTTCTTTGTTGGAGTGTGATGAAGAACGTACCAATCTGGGGCTGGACGCGCTTACGGCAAGGATTTCTGTTGCCGGTGGTCTTAAATTATTGCGCGCGCCGGAAGGTGTTCAGCTGGTTACGAGCGATAAACAAACTCAATTGGTTGATCGTTTCCTCAAGCGCGGGACGCGGGATCAACTCTCTCCGGCCGCGTCGGAAACGCTGGCAATTGTCGCTTATCGTGGTCCGATTCATCGCGCTGGCGTAGAGGCCATTAGGGGTGTTAATTGTTCTTTTACCTTGCGTTTGCTGGCCATGCGTGGTCTCGTAGATCGTTTTTCCAGTGAAAAGGATAGTCGTATCTTTTTGTATCGTGTAAACGCGGAATTTTTACGTCATCTGGGCTTAGTAAAAATCGAGGATCTTCCCGATTATCAAAATTTCAGGCAACATGAGGGAATGACTAATTTGGAAAAAATGGCCGATATTGCCGTCAATAAACCACCGGTTGAAGAAGAAACAAAATGATCGCTCAAATTTTGGCATTATTTATGGGGTCTTTATTGAGTATCCCCGCACCACAGACCCTTAATGGTCCAGGGCAATTACTTACGGCAGTTTTTCCCGAGGGGCGAGTCCTTTCCGCGCAAACGGAAATTCGTGAAGGTTCTCCTGTTAGAAAGAATGATTCCGTCGATGTGAACGTAACCGCCGATTCGTATGTGGTTGTTGATGTCGGTTCCGGTTCCGTAATATCGGCGCGAAATCCTTCCGCGGTGCATCCCGTGGCCAGTCTTACAAAATTATTGACAGCCTTGACTGTAATGCAGAACGCCGACTTAAAAGATGAAGTGATTGTTGGATTAAATGCTGTGAAAGCGGGAAAAAGTGGGTCGGATATGAAATTGAAAGTTGGTGAAAAAATTAAACTCCAAGATTTGTTGGCAGG
This window of the bacterium genome carries:
- a CDS encoding segregation/condensation protein A; protein product: MELHKIAVQGFEGPLNLLLALIEEEKLDINRVSLAQVTNQYLEILRGLTNQSPEAIADFLVVAARLILIKSQRLMPQFEITPEEEKNIISLEEQLRIYQQYRERAKLLQQLWLNKNSLFARESYLGIMVSFYPPPNFTVLNLQELLQNVVRTLPVTEKTKDEALARVISLEQRIDEIKDRIKNVAVTSFREAVSGAKKADVVVSFLALLELVKQQIVSVEQQDSFHDILIHNNNIQNNA
- a CDS encoding SMC-Scp complex subunit ScpB codes for the protein MPDEITPEEVASAIEALLFISGEPLDVKTITSLLECDEERTNLGLDALTARISVAGGLKLLRAPEGVQLVTSDKQTQLVDRFLKRGTRDQLSPAASETLAIVAYRGPIHRAGVEAIRGVNCSFTLRLLAMRGLVDRFSSEKDSRIFLYRVNAEFLRHLGLVKIEDLPDYQNFRQHEGMTNLEKMADIAVNKPPVEEETK